Proteins found in one Quercus robur chromosome 2, dhQueRobu3.1, whole genome shotgun sequence genomic segment:
- the LOC126715340 gene encoding protein kinase PINOID 2: MPEKASQVANLTHSHIHNITCSTATTTMATIARDESDYDSSCSSITVPDSSRSWMSNLSFGSRRSSVSVCSSTDTSVLSSHKPHKANQAAWEAMRRLQSSKGRVGLDHFRLLRRLGSGDIGNVYLCQIRNPVVGLPQCFYAMKVVDKEALAIRKKLQRAEMEKEILGMLDHPFLPTLYAEFEASHYSCLVMEFCPGGDLYAARQRQPGKRFCISSAKFYAAETLLALEYLHMMGIVYRDLKPENVLVREDGHIMLSDFDLSLKCDVVPKLLRANHTLDPNDKDVKCLTPSCVAPMQPVLSCFSASTKKKKANNVTTITNQVGVLELDPELVAEPINARSKSFVGTHEYLAPEVISGQGHGSAVDWWTLGVFLYEMLFGRTPFKGENNEKTLINILRQPLAFPRIGVSSSKEFEEMVKVQDLISKLLVKNPKKRIGSLKGSVEIKRHEFFKGVNWALIRSVRPPEVPSDLHKFRSRALLPKLSKKERDQPYQIPHHFDYF; the protein is encoded by the exons ATGCCTGAGAAAGCAAGCCAGGTAGCAAACctcacacactcacacataCACAATATTACATGTTccacagcaacaacaacaatggcCACCATAGCCAGAGATGAATCAGACTATGATAGTAGTTGCTCCTCAATAACCGTGCCAGACTCAAGCCGTAGTTGGATGAGTAACCTCAGCTTTGGTAGCCGAAGGAGCTCAGTCTCTGTATGCTCCTCCACTGACACTTCTGTTTTAAGCTCTCACAAACCCCACAAGGCTAACCAAGCCGCATGGGAAGCCATGAGGAGGCTCCAGAGCTCAAAAGGCCGAGTTGGGCTTGACCATTTTCGGCTTCTACGTAGGCTTGGAAGTGGTGACATAGGGAACGTGTACCTTTGCCAGATAAGGAACCCTGTGGTGGGGTTGCCACAGTGTTTTTACGCCATGAAAGTGGTGGACAAAGAAGCACTTGCTATAAGGAAGAAGCTACAGAGGGCTGAGATGGAGAAGGAGATTTTGGGTATGCTTGATCACCCTTTCTTGCCAACTTTGTATGCTGAGTTTGAGGCTTCTCATTACTCTTGCTTGGTCATGGAGTTTTGCCCTGGTGGAGATTTGTATGCTGCTCGACAACGCCAGCCAGGAAAGCGATTTTGCATTTCATCTGCTAA GTTTTATGCTGCTGAGACACTCCTTGCACTAGAGTATCTCCACATGATGGGTATAGTTTACAGAGACCTTAAGCCAGAAAATGTGCTGGTCAGAGAAGATGGCCACATTATGCTTTCGGATTTCGATCTTTCACTCAAATGTGATGTTGTTCCCAAGCTCCTAAGGGCAAACCATACTTTGGATCCCAATGACAAGGATGTAAAGTGTTTGACACCTTCTTGTGTTGCCCCCATGCAACCTGTGCTTTCATGTTTCTCAGCTTccaccaagaaaaagaaagctaaTAATGTTACAACAATAACAAATCAAGTTGGTGTCCTAGAACTTGATCCAGAACTAGTGGCTGAGCCAATAAATGCTCGTTCCAAGTCCTTTGTTGGAACACACGAGTACTTAGCACCCGAGGTGATATCAGGTCAAGGCCATGGGAGTGCTGTGGATTGGTGGACTTTGGGGGTGTTCTTGTATGAAATGTTATTTGGGAGAACACCTTTCAAAggtgaaaacaatgagaaaaCCCTCATCAACATCCTTAGACAGCCACTAGCTTTCCCAAGGATTGGTGTTAGTAGCAGCAAAGAATTTGAAGAGATGGTGAAAGTTCAAGACCTTATTAGCAAGCTGTTAGTGAAGAATCCCAAGAAGAGAATTGGAAGCTTAAAGGGTTCTGTTGAGATCAAGAGGCATGAGTTTTTCAAGGGTGTGAATTGGGCTTTGATTAGGTCAGTCAGACCACCTGAAGTCCCTAGTGATCTACACAAGTTTAGGAGTAGAGCTTTGTTACCAAAGTTAAGCAAGAAAGAGAGGGATCAACCATATCAAATCCCTCATCATTTTGACTACTTCTAA